One genomic window of Patescibacteria group bacterium includes the following:
- a CDS encoding winged helix-turn-helix transcriptional regulator codes for MPDQPTQNQTPPAVPLVPQDKPELKTQKIETPKIQEIKKPIESEQKPVQTPIPISPDVKPLIQNQSEIKTPEQNSLASENPIPAPPIIKAPTPATTPTRPKQPAKQQTPVLNQQNSNIIKSLLKKAREHIQKRRQKRLDKILIALKEKNKLSNREIKKIVRISEATITRYMDILEKQNKVKQIGKEGRSVYYELK; via the coding sequence ATGCCAGACCAGCCAACACAAAACCAAACACCGCCGGCTGTTCCGCTTGTTCCGCAAGATAAGCCAGAATTAAAAACCCAAAAAATAGAAACTCCGAAAATACAAGAAATAAAAAAACCGATTGAATCTGAACAAAAGCCAGTTCAAACACCGATTCCAATATCGCCAGATGTTAAACCGTTGATTCAAAATCAATCAGAAATAAAAACACCTGAACAAAATTCGTTAGCAAGCGAAAATCCAATTCCTGCTCCGCCGATTATTAAAGCGCCAACGCCAGCCACGACGCCAACGCGACCAAAACAGCCTGCAAAACAACAAACTCCTGTTTTGAACCAACAAAACTCAAATATTATAAAATCTCTTTTAAAAAAAGCGCGGGAACATATTCAAAAACGCAGGCAAAAAAGATTAGATAAAATTTTAATCGCGTTAAAAGAAAAAAACAAACTTTCTAATAGGGAAATCAAAAAAATCGTAAGGATTTCTGAAGCAACAATTACCAGATATATGGATATATTAGAAAAGCAAAATAAAGTTAAACAGATTGGGAAGGAAGGCAGAAGCGTTTATTATGAATTAAAATAG